A genomic segment from Malaclemys terrapin pileata isolate rMalTer1 chromosome 1, rMalTer1.hap1, whole genome shotgun sequence encodes:
- the TMEM213 gene encoding transmembrane protein 213: protein MKHFTIVPCTTITLVFLSIILRSSYFAEAEMSSSVSLTHREDNGSQWPCPDVQFCQDVANCCQIGVDEYGWIAAAVGWSLWFLTLILLCVDKIMKLSPDEPKYLQA, encoded by the exons ATGAAGCACTTTACCATCGTGCCCTGTACTACCATCACCCTCGTCTTCCTCTCCATCATTCTTCGGAGTTCTTACTTCGCAG AGGCCGAAATGAGCTCCAGTGTCTCCTTGACACACCGTGAGGACAATGGGAGCCAATGGCCATGCCCTG ATGTGCAATTCTGCCAGGATGTCGCCAATTGCTGCCAGATTGGGGTAGACGAGTACGGCTGGATTGCAGCTGCTGTTGGCTGGAGCCTCTGGTTTCTGACTCTTATCCTGCTCTGCGTGGATAAGATCATGAAACTCAGTCCCGACGAACCCAAGTATTTGCAAGCATGA